A stretch of the Trueperaceae bacterium genome encodes the following:
- the folP gene encoding dihydropteroate synthase produces MHAVRRNELYFRRFVAGAEPDGDSFVLRWSGTAVMGIINVTPDSFSDGGAYGSPKEAIDAGRLMAASGALMIDVGGESSRPGARPVSAEEELRRVLPVVEVLASDGLIVSIDTTKAIVAKSALAAGASLVNDIGGLRDPEMRITCANAGVPAILMHMRGLPASMQEDPVYRDVVSEVSKILHQSAELAQKEGVPDVILDPGIGFGKSFEHNLMLLRSLPTIAKGRPMLVGASRKSLVARLTGESNPAARDPGSIALHLMAASLGVAMVRVHNVEAHIQALRAWEGIRGQNCT; encoded by the coding sequence ATGCACGCCGTGAGGCGTAACGAACTATACTTTCGAAGGTTTGTAGCAGGTGCTGAGCCTGATGGCGATAGTTTTGTATTGCGTTGGTCCGGAACAGCTGTAATGGGTATCATAAACGTTACGCCAGACAGTTTTAGTGACGGTGGGGCGTATGGTAGCCCTAAGGAAGCAATTGATGCAGGTCGGCTCATGGCGGCTAGTGGGGCATTGATGATTGATGTGGGAGGAGAATCTTCGAGGCCCGGCGCTCGACCTGTTTCTGCGGAAGAGGAACTCAGGCGGGTGTTGCCGGTTGTCGAGGTGCTTGCCTCGGATGGGTTGATTGTCAGCATTGATACTACCAAGGCGATCGTAGCAAAGTCAGCTCTAGCTGCTGGAGCTAGCCTTGTTAACGATATTGGGGGACTAAGGGATCCCGAAATGCGCATTACATGTGCTAATGCCGGTGTGCCTGCGATTCTAATGCATATGCGTGGTTTACCTGCCTCGATGCAGGAAGACCCTGTGTATCGGGATGTGGTTTCAGAAGTCAGTAAAATTTTACATCAGAGTGCAGAGTTAGCCCAAAAAGAGGGCGTCCCGGATGTTATTTTGGATCCTGGAATAGGATTCGGCAAGAGCTTTGAACACAATTTGATGCTTCTCCGCTCCCTCCCAACAATTGCTAAGGGTCGTCCTATGCTGGTTGGGGCCTCTCGTAAGAGTTTAGTTGCTCGCCTTACTGGAGAGTCAAACCCTGCGGCTCGGGACCCTGGAAGTATCGCTCTGCACCTTATGGCAGCTTCGCTCGGCGTGGCGATGGTCCGGGTCCATAATGTTGAGGCTCATATTCAAGCGCTCCGGGCTTGGGAGGGCATTCGTGGACAAAATTGTACTTGA
- the folB gene encoding dihydroneopterin aldolase, whose amino-acid sequence MDKIVLEGLAFHGNHGVFEEEVRFGSRFIVDVELYFKIPDHDELVNTVDYGRVYEVIREEVTGKRYQLIEILAHSIGGRILDSEPIVCRIITRVHKPHAPLPGIFGDVYAEVVRDRTNI is encoded by the coding sequence GTGGACAAAATTGTACTTGAGGGACTAGCATTTCATGGTAATCACGGTGTGTTTGAAGAAGAGGTACGGTTTGGTTCCCGGTTCATTGTTGACGTTGAGTTGTATTTTAAGATTCCAGATCACGACGAATTAGTAAACACTGTGGATTACGGCAGAGTTTATGAAGTAATTCGGGAGGAGGTAACGGGAAAGCGTTATCAGTTAATTGAGATTCTGGCCCACAGCATCGGTGGGCGCATTCTGGATTCTGAGCCCATTGTTTGCCGAATAATTACTCGAGTCCATAAGCCTCATGCACCTCTTCCCGGCATATTTGGTGATGTTTATGCAGAGGTGGTCCGTGATCGAACCAATATCTAG
- the folK gene encoding 2-amino-4-hydroxy-6-hydroxymethyldihydropteridine diphosphokinase has product MHLFPAYLVMFMQRWSVIEPISSGEAAYIAIGSNLGESYEHLLFGVNNLSSIGRVIARSSIYQTVPVGGPQEQSCFLNALVIVEPIGYFKGQPERILKVLLDIEHRRGRIRDTTWGPRTLDLDLICLGDLVANKTGLKVPHPRMMDRAFVLTPLCEVDSEWTHPITGDRACEVLIKLDTSGVVRTELSWRKR; this is encoded by the coding sequence ATGCACCTCTTCCCGGCATATTTGGTGATGTTTATGCAGAGGTGGTCCGTGATCGAACCAATATCTAGCGGCGAAGCAGCCTATATTGCAATAGGCAGTAATCTTGGAGAGTCATACGAACATCTTCTTTTCGGCGTAAATAACTTGAGTTCAATTGGGCGTGTGATTGCCCGATCGAGTATTTATCAAACTGTTCCAGTTGGTGGACCTCAAGAACAATCGTGCTTTCTCAATGCTTTGGTGATCGTTGAACCTATTGGATATTTTAAGGGACAACCTGAAAGAATTTTAAAGGTTCTCTTAGATATTGAGCATCGACGTGGCAGGATTCGCGACACCACTTGGGGTCCTCGAACCTTAGACCTAGATCTTATCTGCCTAGGGGATTTAGTGGCAAATAAGACCGGCCTAAAGGTCCCTCACCCGAGGATGATGGACCGAGCTTTTGTACTAACACCACTTTGTGAAGTAGATTCGGAGTGGACTCATCCAATTACAGGCGATCGGGCGTGTGAAGTGCTTATTAAGCTAGATACCTCTGGTGTGGTCCGGACTGAACTAAGTTGGAGAAAACGCTAG
- a CDS encoding phosphohydrolase produces MRIFAIGDPHLSSVKPKPMSVFGPRWAGHPDLLFQEWSRVVGERDLVMIPGDLSWAMTLQEAMPDLEAIASLPGKKVIVRGNHDYWWPSISKLRAALPDGMWVIQNDALVFDDIVIAGTRGWTCPGSNGFTAEDQKIYQRELQRLDLSLKAASQCGGSRLVVMLHYPPTNSRLEPSGFTERLIQADPEIIVYGHLHTEQHVQVPLMGKADVHFVAADALGFTPKVVGTYGKARMEQSSLSKDQINQG; encoded by the coding sequence ATGCGTATTTTTGCTATTGGCGATCCTCATTTGTCGAGCGTGAAGCCGAAACCAATGTCGGTCTTTGGTCCGAGATGGGCAGGCCATCCGGACCTATTGTTCCAAGAGTGGAGTCGCGTGGTGGGAGAAAGAGATCTTGTAATGATTCCCGGGGACCTATCTTGGGCTATGACGCTGCAAGAGGCAATGCCTGATTTAGAAGCGATCGCAAGCTTGCCCGGAAAAAAGGTTATTGTTCGGGGGAATCACGATTATTGGTGGCCTTCAATAAGTAAGCTAAGGGCGGCATTACCAGATGGAATGTGGGTTATTCAAAATGATGCCTTAGTGTTTGATGACATTGTAATTGCTGGTACCCGTGGGTGGACTTGCCCGGGTAGTAACGGATTTACTGCAGAGGATCAGAAAATTTATCAAAGAGAACTCCAACGATTAGATCTATCGCTTAAAGCCGCTTCACAGTGTGGCGGGTCGAGGTTAGTAGTAATGCTTCATTATCCCCCAACTAATTCACGTTTGGAGCCTTCGGGTTTTACTGAACGTTTAATTCAGGCTGATCCCGAGATAATTGTTTATGGCCACCTGCATACCGAGCAGCATGTACAAGTGCCTTTAATGGGTAAGGCAGATGTCCATTTTGTGGCGGCTGACGCTTTGGGATTCACCCCAAAGGTTGTCGGAACCTACGGTAAGGCTAGGATGGAGCAGAGTAGCTTATCAAAAGACCAAATAAACCAAGGATAA
- a CDS encoding acetyltransferase: MPWLIERPLNPTSKQWITNFMGELTELLDDDGTDNSDVVCSLLSRILYASPYKELQERDPLAAFALDPRQTTLEAERYIATDQNKFAKVKPLLWLWRCLDPTPLGQSLSTGMPIRAILASRIFKKVGRNIRIFPYVEFSVGYNIEVGDDVTIHRHVLIDDIGGVEIHDGASLSDYANVYSHHHDVIASDDVSLKRTIIGKGARVAYHSTVLAGTILSDDSMLGAMALATKHLEPHVVGLGIPARPRMWKDRKNDPRFTSYTVDSTEHKLPLEIRANPDFHKKQESRIDPEEPDNE; encoded by the coding sequence ATGCCTTGGCTTATTGAACGCCCTCTTAATCCCACATCAAAGCAATGGATTACCAACTTCATGGGGGAACTAACCGAATTACTTGACGACGACGGAACCGATAATAGTGACGTAGTTTGTTCTTTGCTATCACGCATTTTGTACGCTTCGCCTTATAAAGAACTTCAAGAACGTGATCCCCTGGCTGCGTTTGCGCTGGATCCTAGGCAAACAACTCTCGAAGCTGAGCGCTATATTGCGACCGATCAAAACAAATTTGCGAAAGTCAAACCTTTATTATGGCTCTGGCGTTGTCTAGATCCAACACCTCTTGGCCAATCCCTTTCCACTGGCATGCCTATTAGAGCAATATTAGCCAGCCGCATTTTTAAAAAAGTAGGTCGTAACATAAGAATTTTTCCATATGTTGAATTTTCTGTCGGTTATAACATTGAGGTTGGGGACGACGTAACAATTCACCGTCATGTTCTGATTGATGACATTGGTGGAGTCGAGATACATGATGGCGCTAGCCTCTCAGATTATGCAAATGTTTATTCACATCACCATGATGTAATCGCTAGTGATGATGTAAGCCTTAAAAGGACCATTATTGGTAAGGGCGCACGTGTGGCTTATCATTCTACCGTCTTAGCGGGCACAATTTTATCCGACGACAGTATGCTGGGAGCCATGGCTCTAGCTACAAAACATCTAGAGCCCCACGTGGTTGGGCTTGGGATTCCTGCCCGACCACGAATGTGGAAAGATCGTAAAAATGATCCCAGATTCACTTCCTATACGGTTGACTCAACAGAACACAAGCTTCCCTTGGAAATACGAGCTAATCCAGACTTTCACAAAAAACAAGAAAGCAGAATCGATCCAGAAGAACCAGACAACGAATAA
- a CDS encoding 3-octaprenyl-4-hydroxybenzoate carboxy-lyase (catalyzes the formation of 2-octaprenylphenol from 3-octaprenyl-4-hydroxybenzoate), translating to MGGVNLQRLVVGISGGSGIVYALDLLDTLSPLSVESHVVVTAGAKRVIAEEYREPSLDSEIPADVLYNNTDLGAGIASGSYRTMGMVVVPCSSGTLAKIAQGFTDNLLTRAAHVTLKERRPLVLVVREAPFSRPMLVNMLALHDAGAIILPASPSFYHKPGSITELIGTVTARVLDRVGIVHDRSPRWKEADV from the coding sequence ATAGGTGGAGTTAATTTACAGCGACTTGTCGTTGGTATTTCCGGTGGGAGTGGAATAGTTTACGCCTTAGATCTACTAGATACTTTATCTCCGTTATCGGTTGAGAGTCATGTTGTGGTTACCGCGGGAGCTAAGCGAGTTATAGCTGAAGAGTACAGGGAGCCTTCTCTGGATTCTGAAATCCCAGCTGACGTCTTATATAACAATACCGATTTGGGGGCTGGGATTGCCTCTGGGTCCTATCGGACCATGGGTATGGTGGTAGTCCCCTGTAGTTCTGGAACTTTGGCAAAGATTGCTCAGGGGTTTACTGACAATTTACTCACTCGGGCTGCACATGTGACTCTAAAAGAGCGTAGGCCATTAGTTCTAGTGGTTCGTGAAGCACCATTTTCAAGGCCCATGTTAGTCAATATGCTTGCTTTACATGATGCTGGCGCTATTATTTTGCCAGCGTCCCCAAGCTTCTACCACAAACCCGGAAGCATAACGGAGTTAATTGGGACGGTTACTGCACGCGTATTGGATCGGGTCGGGATAGTACACGACCGGTCTCCGAGGTGGAAAGAAGCTGATGTCTAA
- the ispD gene encoding 2-C-methyl-D-erythritol 4-phosphate cytidylyltransferase — translation MGLDGFSALIPAAGEGNRLGLGPKAFVRLGSRMLLQYVVEAFRPYAQEIIAAVPKDQVSQAKDLLPGVKVIVGGDTRQQTVRRLVALATKDLVLVHDVARPLLRADVIRRTARAAAENGAATAAVPVQDSLMDIDTETMVNRESLWAIQTPQAFRREVLLRAHETAFQNGRCGTDDAGLVRELGHPVTLVKADSLLLKITTQEDLFIARSVIRSDYPIDE, via the coding sequence ATGGGGTTGGATGGTTTTTCAGCGTTAATTCCAGCTGCAGGTGAAGGAAATAGGTTGGGGCTAGGCCCCAAGGCATTTGTGAGGCTAGGTAGTCGAATGCTTTTGCAGTACGTTGTAGAAGCATTCCGACCGTACGCTCAGGAAATTATTGCTGCGGTCCCTAAAGATCAGGTTAGCCAAGCGAAAGATCTTTTACCAGGAGTCAAAGTTATTGTTGGTGGTGACACGAGGCAACAGACTGTGCGGAGGCTAGTGGCTTTAGCCACTAAAGATTTGGTACTTGTACACGATGTCGCACGACCGCTTCTGAGGGCAGATGTGATACGAAGAACTGCTAGAGCCGCAGCTGAAAATGGTGCAGCAACAGCGGCAGTACCTGTTCAAGATAGTTTGATGGATATTGATACGGAGACTATGGTCAACAGGGAAAGTCTGTGGGCAATACAAACTCCTCAAGCGTTTCGACGGGAAGTTCTCCTTAGGGCACATGAAACTGCTTTCCAAAACGGACGTTGTGGTACGGACGATGCGGGTTTAGTTCGTGAACTCGGGCATCCGGTTACTCTTGTAAAGGCTGATTCTCTTCTTTTAAAGATTACTACGCAAGAAGACTTATTTATTGCGCGATCGGTAATAAGGAGTGACTATCCTATAGATGAATAG
- the ispE gene encoding 4-(cytidine 5'-diphospho)-2-C-methyl-D-erythritol kinase, giving the protein MNSLRIKAPAKINLGLGVMAKRGDGFHEIDTLLVRLALHDVVNLKVIPKGINIACNDTRVPKGKDNLAAQAAQSYFDATGVKGGIAIEIDKNIPVAAGLGGGSSNAAAVLLGLLQLYPHQVDLLSLAQELGSDVPFFVLNLPAARARGRGERLQEIGITKREVVLINPGIEVRSKDAYRALNNFTPRLQIANILTALGGQGELRYFNGLQSGISRRHAGVRSALKALRGQKLEGVLMSGSGSTCFGLASGCESGLDIARKLRSDNPTWWVHTTTLG; this is encoded by the coding sequence ATGAATAGTTTGCGAATTAAGGCACCAGCGAAGATAAATCTAGGCCTTGGTGTAATGGCAAAGCGAGGCGACGGGTTTCATGAAATTGACACTCTTTTAGTACGGCTTGCTCTGCACGATGTTGTTAACCTCAAAGTAATTCCTAAGGGCATTAATATTGCTTGTAACGATACAAGGGTTCCTAAAGGAAAAGATAACCTAGCGGCTCAAGCGGCCCAGTCCTATTTCGATGCGACAGGAGTGAAAGGGGGGATAGCTATAGAGATTGATAAAAATATACCCGTTGCTGCTGGTTTAGGTGGGGGGTCAAGCAATGCAGCGGCAGTCCTTCTTGGTCTTTTGCAACTCTATCCACACCAAGTTGACTTACTCTCGTTAGCTCAAGAGCTAGGTAGTGATGTTCCTTTTTTTGTGCTGAATTTACCTGCTGCCCGCGCAAGAGGTAGGGGAGAAAGGTTACAAGAAATTGGCATCACTAAGCGGGAAGTTGTTCTTATTAATCCAGGGATCGAAGTTCGGTCTAAAGATGCCTATAGGGCTTTAAATAATTTTACTCCAAGACTACAAATAGCTAACATATTAACGGCCTTGGGCGGCCAAGGTGAATTGCGTTATTTTAACGGCTTGCAATCTGGGATATCTCGGAGACATGCCGGTGTCCGGTCAGCTCTCAAGGCTCTCCGAGGACAAAAGTTGGAAGGTGTACTAATGTCTGGTTCTGGGTCTACCTGCTTTGGGTTAGCCTCTGGTTGTGAAAGCGGACTCGATATTGCCAGGAAATTACGATCAGATAATCCGACATGGTGGGTGCACACCACGACTTTAGGTTGA
- a CDS encoding trehalose utilization protein ThuA — protein sequence MSQPIRVTIWNEYVHELKDDTVRSIYPDGIHKQLATGISEFGDFSIRTATLKEPNHGLGPEILDQTDTLIWWGHAAHNQVADETARLVQEKVLDGMGFIGLHSAHFSKPFKLLMGTSCGLKWREADEKERLWNLQPNHPIMDGIGDYIEIKETEMYGERFDIPTPDELLMMSWFQGGEVFRSVCTWSRGYGRVVYVRPGHETLPIYHNKEILRLVANSASWAKRRVSINAQECVNVKKALEVVPSPTKKHIL from the coding sequence ATGAGTCAACCCATCCGAGTTACGATCTGGAACGAATATGTGCACGAACTTAAGGATGACACGGTTCGTTCAATTTACCCTGATGGCATTCATAAGCAACTTGCGACTGGAATATCTGAATTCGGCGATTTTTCAATCCGTACTGCTACCCTCAAGGAACCAAATCATGGCCTCGGACCGGAAATTCTCGACCAAACCGATACTTTAATATGGTGGGGACACGCAGCCCATAATCAGGTTGCAGACGAAACCGCTAGATTGGTACAGGAAAAAGTACTTGATGGGATGGGATTCATTGGCTTGCATTCGGCTCATTTCAGCAAGCCTTTCAAACTTCTAATGGGCACCAGTTGCGGATTAAAATGGCGAGAGGCGGATGAGAAAGAGCGTCTTTGGAACCTTCAACCTAACCATCCGATCATGGATGGTATTGGTGATTATATTGAGATCAAGGAAACAGAAATGTATGGTGAGAGATTCGACATTCCAACTCCAGATGAACTATTAATGATGTCTTGGTTTCAGGGTGGTGAAGTCTTCCGAAGTGTATGCACCTGGTCACGCGGCTACGGACGGGTTGTGTACGTTCGTCCGGGCCATGAAACACTGCCAATTTACCACAACAAAGAAATTTTACGATTAGTGGCAAACTCCGCAAGCTGGGCAAAACGACGAGTATCCATAAACGCCCAAGAATGTGTCAATGTAAAGAAGGCTCTGGAGGTAGTACCGAGCCCTACTAAAAAACACATACTCTAG